The genomic interval CAGATAGCTGGATAAATGGATAAATGGATTTCATCGTATGCTGATCTAACAAATTCAAATTGGATTGTTTCCAAGTCGATAAACGTTTTATCTTTGCAGGTTTCTTTCCTGTtcctttcatttaaatatatagatgtagtgttgggattgaacgaaaggctgatgtatgggctatggctgagaaagggtatgttacgaccgatTGTAGAGAGGGGATGGAAAAGTGGCAGAGGGCGCGAAAGgaccgctattttacagttagtagaagttaaccttccactgggggcggttggtcgttaaaccaccgcgtggtgtcgttttaataaacaacatgactgaaaacgcacgtgtttgatcttcaattccaccgccacatcccatcgtggtcctgaatagcgtcatctattcaggaattccacccacatacatagatatacaataACTACCAGATATGTTAGCGTCAGTTATACGTATTTGAAAGGGCTATCATAACTTTTATCCATCATAACTTTTACGATTCATCTCAATCCGTTGAGCGGCTTATGAgacaattgaatccaaaaacttaagaaaagacctaaaatttaatacacattatttaaaatctcCAGTTCGAATTTTCATGTTCATAAACGAAAATTAAACGAGTTAGCCTTGATTTAatgcatttatttgatttaagcaatgcatttagtatataatataatattatagataagagTTAAAACCAGTGTCAACAATCCTTCTTCTATTTTCAATAGTCGGTTGTTTTTTTGTGCGGTTTTTCCGCTATCATTGAAATTatcttgaaaaaaatacatttttcggtTATTATTCAATTCTTATTAATTGCTTACTTTAGATTTTATTTCTCTTGAGTGCAAAATATGCATTTCGGATTTGAGTAGTTTGTCGAATTCTATTATCGAtgatcttatttttaatttccaaatgtgttttatctgtgagaagatgattattttaatatcggatgagtggttatttccatgcggtttttcattattattgtaaaaacatgtttttgtgTAGTACATATAATGCCACATCCGGGTAAATAATCAAGTGCTAATTACATGTAAGTTAATTTCAAAAAACTCCAAAAACTGTTTTTATTCTTGCAAAATATGTGAATATCGCTTTTACAATTTaatcattgaaatttcataaatcaaaatccAAATACCAATTCAGACACAACATCTTTGttcaaattattcattttagccatcactattaaatatttttttttatttaagataacgtttattacaaaattgagagggaataaaaataaattcaatcttctcaatgattatgaataaataaataaataaaataacttaacaatactttgtttattttatttaccataaaaataaaatagttgacttgcacgtattttgatgtgcttaaatatttatttttatttcaatttttactctcatttttttattaaatttatatgtttgtgtatgaaattcttatccatgcactatgaatgtacttactctttatttatacctatttcactaCCAATAATTCGATATATTGGATAAATGGCAATTtaattccattatttttttttatatttgaaatatcgcaattattttcatttttaataattttatgcatTGGCAAAAAAAGTCgatcatactataatataataattcgagTCCGAATGGAATCATAGCAAAACGTCGGagtctgactccacagccctgatcttaactaaagttcaattatatacTCCCCGTATGTTGGTCACCTGTCATGGCATTTATGAGAAATAATTAACTgcagtaaataattaatatacgttTCAATGCAACGAAAGGGTTGAGATATCCTTATCTATCGAGATAAAACCGCAGAACGACAGTTCTCCACATCAGTTGCTGCTATTCTTTCCAATTGGTAAGTCGAACTTTATTTTGCTTAGCACTTATAGTTATATTgtctttttatataattttcaatcttGTTTTCCAGGAGAAATCTAAGAGAAAATCAGAAACAAGATGTATCTAGTGAAGGCGAAGCCTGATTTTGCTGCAAAACGAGTGGAGTATTTGTATGAGTCCTTCCAACTAAATAAGAAATGCGACACCTTATTTGCAGTTCGAGGCCGAGAGTATCTTAATTCGaatccaaaattatttaaaatgtaaattgttCTGCCagttgaattataatttttcataatcgCAGGTTTCCTGCACACTTGATAGTTCTAATGGCGTGTAGCGAATTCTTTGGGACAAACGAAGGTCTAGTGGAGGGGATTATGTCACAATTTGACTACGAAGTTATCGATGCAATCCTAAAGTATTGTTACACTGGAGAAATAAGTTAGAGTTCATAAACATCAAAAGTAATCAATTATTTTCGTCTTCAAATGTAATaatctgaaatataattttagatatAGACGAAAAGCACGTCGAAAAATTAATGGACCTAGCCAACCGACTGGAAGTGAAAATTCCAAAGCAATTTAAAACAGTCGATCTCTCAAACTGTCTGGAAGTTTTGAAATCAACAGGAGATTCCGAATTACTAAAAAAGGCAATGGATTTGACTCTGGAAAACTTCGAGACGGTGAgtgttgattatataaaaaaatatgtcacttaaatatttttcaattccactTCTGTTTCAGCTGCACAAAACTCAAGGTTTTCTCAATCTGCCGCTCTTCAACTTGATGGAAATCTTGAAATCGAATGATTTGTTCGTGCATTCCGAAGAAAGCGTATTCAAAGCTGTGAAATTGTGGGTAAATCATGATGATGCAAACCATAAAAGTAACTTGGCACAGCTGATGAAATCTGTGAGGTTATCCCTACTCTCGTTGGaggtatttcaaattaaatgaatgtttcagtttagtgataaaaatcattcgaataatgtgttatattttcagtttatCGTCTATGAAGTAATGACGTTCTGTAATTTGTGTGCAGAGTGTATGACCACTATTAGACAAGAAATTATAAACAAGAATGATAAATCTTTCGTCCCAAGAGAGACCCCTCGTAGAAAAATAAAAGGATATAAAATGGCACTGGTTGGGGGGAATGATTTAGAAGTGAGTTTTGTAtcacaagtataatattttgattggattgtaaattaattattttattgcataacgTGTTTTCAGATGGCAAACACCATCGATATATTTGATGGACTAAAGAACAGTTGGACTCTATccaaaaatattggaataaataaaatatggtttGCGTCTGTCCTCGTGGGAGATTGGATAGTTATCATCGGCGGATATAATTCTTCAGATGAATCAATGACTTCAGTAACGTTTTCCGGTGTTGCGAAGTAGCTGCTTAGAGAAATCGGAATATAACcggaatttatttgttttcaggtgGAATACATCGATTTGAAAAGCGGCGAGAAAAAGCCATTGAAGCCATTAAATCAAGCTCGTTATGACTTCTCAGCAGTGACACTTCGGCGCGGTTCGTCCACGGATGTTTACGCCATTGGTGGTGACTATTTATCTTCAGTGGAAAGGTGATTAAATTGCAATCATTTCATCAGATCGATTGAAAGAGAAGTTGACGATTATTGATTTCGATTAGGTGGAGCAGCAACACTGGGGATTGGGAGATCATCGCTCCATTGTTGCTAGCAGTTAGTCATCATAGTGCTTCTGTCATCgccgataaaatatacataacaggTGGGTTTACAATGGAAAATGGAAAATGGATATCCACGAATAAAGTGCAGATGTATTCAGTGGAGACCAATTCTTGGACTTACCGCTTTCAGATGATTCAGAGAAGACATTATCATTCGGTGAACATCAATTAACTTTATTCACAACAATCGCAAATAATATACAACtctccaaaataaaatgaactaaATTTTGATTTCACCATTTTAGAGCGTCGCATTCAAAGGAAAACTTTACGTCGCTGGTGGATATGATTGGCAAACTTCTTCTATTTTAGACAGTGTGGAGCATTACGATCCGAATGCAAATGTGTGGACTGCATTCACCAAACTACCGCAAGCTGCATACGTAATTAGTCTCGgctgtttccaaaataaactgtTTAGCATGGGTGAGTTTTTTTACAACTTATTTTGGATTTATGGGTCTCGAATgtagaattaatttattgttttgattttcaggtGGATATACAAGTGATGTTTGGGAATACGACGAGACGAACAAATCTTGGAAAGCTTCAACAAGTCTGAGCAGAACGAGAGGATTTGCAGTTGCACATGTCATTCcatatgattcgattatttgatcgactgcagtttttttgtattatttgaaaaaaatgtatcatgaaataatcattaaatgtactttttgaatttttaatttatccaaatgtttgaataaatacataatatgcaacaacttctcaaaatatattttatttttccgtcAATATTTAATGTTCATGAATAATTAATACTATCTAAATGAACTGAAAAATCAGAGAATGGCCAAAATTAaaaacgtatacatacatattttatacataaaaatgaattcaattcaattcaatccagaaatgttatatttcatttctaatAATTTTTCTTGTTTAAATAATACGACTTTAAATTCGTGAAATTAAttcgaaattcaaaataaattttgtatatttctttaaatttatttcaaacggtagctctcaaatatttttcacacttttcgtcgattaaataatacttttccattattcattaagtgattctcaaacttttcataattataacttttatttaaaaatgaagatgaatttcatatatgtttttGCAATTTGCTGCATTCCAACGGCTCTCAAATGATTTTACGAAGGTTTCTCAAATACTTTTGCACTTTTATTCTGTTATATCGTGGTTTTTATCGAATTGTGAAATTTGTTAACTTTTATGAGAAATAATCAATATGTTAATGTCAGTGGCtctgaaacttttattttattaatatgtttttatccTAAAGTTAATTTCCAAATAACGTAACTTCACAAATTCAAATGATTTCACAGATTTCCATTCGTTTATTAAATTCCAGTTATTCTCAAACGGTTTGTAGTACCAGAGATTCTCtgataaaaaattttgatgaatacAAATTTTTGTGTTTATAATGATATTCGACTGATTTTAAGATGGTTTTTCACACTTTTATTAAGTTTAATAGTATTTTATGGGATAATTTTATTCATCTATGTTTTCAGTAATTGTCAACCATTTCAAGAAACGTTTctcaattatttacatattttttatttttttattttcgtaattatttattcaaagtaatcaaaatatttccTTTAATTGTCTTTATACCAGCGCTTCTGAAATGTAATAGTGTATTTTTTCacatacaaatttgaattatttggattttcacttatatatatatatatatatatatatatatatatatatatatatatatatatatatatatatatatatatacagtggcggactgggactgaaatcagtgcatgccagtaGTCAAAGGGgggccccccagggttaaaaaaatttgtccccccccccccccatataacaaaattttcttctttccaccacgtcagggacgtcatttcagctttttcttggggggggcaggcaaagattggtcaaattgaattttttttcaaaaaatcttttttatatcggaataaaaatggaaaatattctttgaatacacctaattgagttataaaatatgaaaaaaataagcttatttttgaaaaagtaattataaaaaaatattatgtaaagagaaaaaagcgccgcaggcgaaaatttttttccacaaatcttcac from Arctopsyche grandis isolate Sample6627 chromosome 9, ASM5162203v2, whole genome shotgun sequence carries:
- the LOC143916878 gene encoding kelch-like protein 23 gives rise to the protein MACSEFFGTNEGLVEGIMSQFDYEVIDAILKYCYTGEINIDEKHVEKLMDLANRLEVKIPKQFKTVDLSNCLEVLKSTGDSELLKKAMDLTLENFETLHKTQGFLNLPLFNLMEILKSNDLFVHSEESVFKAVKLWVNHDDANHKSNLAQLMKSVRLSLLSLEFIVYEVMTFCNLCAECMTTIRQEIINKNDKSFVPRETPRRKIKGYKMALVGGNDLEMANTIDIFDGLKNSWTLSKNIGINKIWFASVLVGDWIVIIGGYNSSDESMTSVEYIDLKSGEKKPLKPLNQARYDFSAVTLRRGSSTDVYAIGGDYLSSVERWSSNTGDWEIIAPLLLAVSHHSASVIADKIYITGGFTMENGKWISTNKVQMYSVETNSWTYRFQMIQRRHYHSSVAFKGKLYVAGGYDWQTSSILDSVEHYDPNANVWTAFTKLPQAAYVISLGCFQNKLFSMGGYTSDVWEYDETNKSWKASTSLSRTRGFAVAHVIPYDSII